Proteins found in one Rhodobacter capsulatus SB 1003 genomic segment:
- a CDS encoding cytidine deaminase, which yields MSLLDAARDVRENAYAPYSKFKVGAAVRGASGTIYRGVNVENVAYPEGTCAEAGAIAAMVAAGETELVEVAVIADSPAPVPPCGGCRQKLAEFGRADVPVTLATTAGARLDTTIGDLLPGRFDASHMDNV from the coding sequence ATGTCCCTGCTCGATGCCGCGCGCGACGTGCGCGAGAATGCCTATGCGCCCTATTCGAAATTCAAGGTGGGGGCGGCGGTGCGCGGGGCCTCGGGCACGATTTACCGCGGCGTGAACGTGGAAAATGTGGCTTACCCCGAGGGCACCTGTGCCGAGGCGGGCGCCATTGCGGCGATGGTGGCGGCGGGCGAGACCGAACTGGTCGAGGTCGCGGTGATCGCCGACAGCCCCGCGCCGGTGCCGCCCTGCGGCGGCTGCCGGCAGAAGCTGGCCGAATTCGGGCGGGCCGACGTGCCGGTGACGCTGGCCACCACCGCGGGGGCGCGGCTTGACACCACGATCGGCGATCTGCTGCCGGGCCGGTTCGATGCCAGCCACATGGACAATGTCTGA
- a CDS encoding NAD kinase — MNRPSKIHFAASQADSAQEALEDLAARYGQAPLVEADVIVALGGDGMMLQCLHAGSGLPVYGMNRGSVGFMMNDYRVFDLPERLAAAEEALINPLAMRAKTADGVIREELAINEVSLLRAGPQAAKLRISVNGRVRMEELISDGAIVSTPAGSTAYNYSAHGPILPIGSDVLALTAIAPFRPRRWQGAILPSSATVRFDVLEAAKRPVMADADSRSVKPVLWVEIRSEPTITHRILFDPGHGLEERLMREQFA; from the coding sequence GTGAACCGACCCAGCAAGATCCATTTCGCGGCCTCGCAGGCCGACAGCGCCCAGGAGGCGCTGGAAGATCTTGCCGCCCGCTACGGTCAGGCGCCGCTGGTCGAGGCCGATGTGATCGTGGCCTTGGGCGGCGACGGGATGATGCTGCAATGCCTGCATGCGGGATCGGGGCTGCCGGTCTACGGCATGAACCGCGGCTCGGTCGGCTTCATGATGAACGATTACCGCGTCTTTGATCTGCCCGAGCGGCTGGCCGCGGCGGAAGAGGCGCTGATCAACCCGCTGGCGATGCGCGCCAAGACCGCCGATGGCGTGATCCGCGAAGAACTGGCGATCAACGAGGTCTCGCTTCTGCGCGCCGGTCCGCAGGCGGCGAAGCTGCGGATTTCGGTCAATGGCCGGGTGCGGATGGAGGAGCTGATTTCCGACGGCGCCATCGTCTCGACGCCCGCGGGCTCGACCGCCTATAATTATTCCGCGCATGGGCCGATCCTGCCGATCGGGTCCGACGTGCTGGCGCTGACCGCGATTGCACCGTTCCGGCCGCGGCGCTGGCAGGGCGCGATCCTGCCCAGTTCCGCCACGGTGCGCTTTGACGTGCTTGAGGCCGCGAAGCGCCCGGTGATGGCGGATGCCGACAGCCGCTCGGTCAAGCCCGTCCTTTGGGTCGAGATCCGCTCGGAACCGACGATCACGCATCGCATCCTGTTCGACCCCGGTCACGGGCTCGAAGAACGGCTGATGCGGGAACAATTCGCCTAA
- a CDS encoding propionyl-CoA synthetase produces MGYKEVYSAWQADPEGFWMDAAKGIDWVQSPSKAYFEQGPAGEWFADAMVNTCFNAVDRHVLAGRGDQIAIMHESPITHSTKGITYKELQARVSSLAGALRMRGVEKGDRVIIYMPMIPEALEAMLACARLGAIHSVVFGGFAAHELAVRIDDCTPKAIIAASCGLEPGRVVHYKPLLDAAIEQASHKPEFCVVFQREQEVAKLVEGRDFSWHGFQYGVKPAECVPVEGNHPAYILYTSGTTGAPKGVVRPTAGHLVALNWSMKAIYNIEAGDRFWAASDVGWVVGHSYICYAPLLAGATTVVFEGKPVGTPHPGVFWRIIQNHRIKSFFTAPTALRAIRREDPNGEYIKRYKLHEMQALFLAGERADPETVKWAQEHLGVPVIDHWWQTETGWAIAGNPLGIELLPVKVGSPTKPMPGYDVQVLDEGGHPVAPGTLGAIAIKLPLPPGTLPTLWNADDRFKKSYLSHFPGYYETGDAGYIDEDGYVYIMARTDDVINVAGHRLSTGAMEEVLASHKDVAECAVIGVADELKGQLPMGFLCLTKGCTRPHAEVIKECVRLVRDQIGPVAAFKLAVVVDRLPKTRSGKILRGTMAKIADGLEYKMPATIDDPAILDEISAALTAIGYPEKAA; encoded by the coding sequence ATGGGATACAAGGAAGTCTATTCCGCGTGGCAGGCGGACCCGGAAGGGTTCTGGATGGATGCGGCCAAGGGCATCGACTGGGTGCAAAGCCCCTCCAAGGCCTATTTCGAGCAGGGTCCGGCCGGGGAATGGTTCGCCGATGCGATGGTGAACACCTGCTTCAACGCGGTGGACCGCCATGTTCTGGCCGGTCGCGGCGATCAGATCGCGATCATGCACGAAAGCCCGATCACCCATTCGACCAAGGGCATCACCTACAAGGAACTGCAGGCCCGCGTGTCGAGCCTGGCGGGCGCGCTGCGCATGCGCGGCGTGGAAAAGGGCGACCGTGTCATCATCTACATGCCGATGATCCCCGAGGCGCTGGAAGCGATGCTGGCCTGCGCGCGTCTGGGCGCGATCCATTCGGTCGTCTTTGGCGGCTTCGCGGCGCATGAACTTGCGGTGCGGATCGACGACTGCACGCCGAAAGCGATCATCGCGGCGTCCTGCGGTCTCGAACCGGGCCGCGTCGTGCATTACAAGCCGCTTCTGGATGCCGCCATCGAACAGGCCAGCCACAAGCCCGAGTTCTGCGTCGTCTTCCAGCGCGAACAAGAGGTTGCAAAGCTGGTCGAGGGCCGCGACTTCAGCTGGCACGGGTTCCAGTATGGCGTGAAACCGGCCGAATGCGTCCCGGTCGAGGGCAACCACCCGGCCTATATCCTTTACACCTCGGGCACGACCGGGGCGCCCAAGGGCGTCGTGCGGCCGACCGCGGGCCATCTGGTGGCGCTGAACTGGTCGATGAAGGCGATCTACAACATCGAGGCCGGGGACCGCTTCTGGGCCGCCTCGGACGTGGGTTGGGTCGTCGGCCACAGCTATATCTGCTACGCGCCGCTGCTGGCCGGGGCGACGACCGTGGTCTTTGAAGGCAAGCCCGTGGGCACGCCGCATCCGGGCGTGTTCTGGCGCATCATCCAGAACCACCGCATCAAGTCCTTCTTCACCGCGCCGACCGCGCTGCGGGCGATCCGCCGCGAGGATCCGAACGGCGAATATATCAAGCGCTACAAGCTGCACGAGATGCAGGCGCTGTTCCTTGCGGGCGAACGCGCCGATCCGGAGACGGTGAAATGGGCGCAGGAACATCTGGGCGTGCCGGTGATCGACCACTGGTGGCAGACCGAAACCGGCTGGGCGATTGCGGGCAACCCGCTCGGGATCGAACTTCTGCCGGTCAAGGTCGGCTCGCCGACGAAGCCGATGCCGGGCTATGACGTGCAGGTGCTGGACGAGGGCGGCCATCCGGTCGCGCCGGGCACGCTGGGCGCCATCGCGATCAAGCTGCCCTTGCCGCCCGGCACGCTGCCGACGCTGTGGAATGCCGACGACCGCTTCAAGAAGAGCTACCTGTCGCATTTCCCGGGTTACTATGAAACCGGCGACGCGGGCTATATCGACGAGGACGGCTATGTCTACATCATGGCCCGCACCGATGACGTGATCAACGTCGCGGGGCACCGGCTCTCGACCGGGGCGATGGAAGAGGTGCTGGCCTCGCACAAGGATGTCGCCGAATGCGCCGTCATCGGCGTGGCCGACGAACTCAAGGGCCAGCTGCCGATGGGGTTCCTGTGCCTGACCAAAGGCTGCACCCGCCCGCATGCCGAGGTGATCAAGGAATGCGTGCGGCTGGTGCGCGACCAGATCGGCCCGGTCGCGGCCTTCAAGCTGGCGGTCGTCGTCGACCGGCTGCCGAAGACCCGCTCGGGCAAGATCCTGCGCGGCACGATGGCGAAGATCGCCGACGGGCTCGAGTACAAGATGCCCGCCACGATCGACGACCCGGCGATTCTCGACGAGATCAGCGCGGCGCTGACCGCGATCGGCTACCCCGAAAAGGCGGCCTGA
- a CDS encoding NADP-dependent malic enzyme: MTTDRPPSARHPALDYHEFPKPGKLEIRATKPLANGLDLSRAYSPGVAEACLEIKADPAEAARYTARGNLVAVVTNGTAVLGLGNIGPLAAKPVMEGKAVLFKKFANIDAFDIEVNQPDPEKLADLVCALEPSFGAINLEDIKAPDCFIVERICRERMKIPVFHDDQHGTAIVVGAAATNALRIAGKRFDQIKIVSTGGGAAGIACLNMLVKLGVRRENIWLCDIHGLVYQGREVDMNPLKAAYAQPTTKRTLDDVIEGADLFLGLSGPGVLTPDHVARMAARPIVFALANPTPEILPEAVRSVAPEAIIATGRSDFPNQVNNVLCFPFIFRGALDVGATTINDEMQLACIEGIAALARATTAAEAAAAYRGEKLTFGPDYLIPKPFDPRLIATVSTAVAKAAMETGVATRPIADLDGYRRKLEGSVVRSSLLMRPVFEAAATAARRVVFAEGEDERVLRAAQAMIEETTVKPILIGRPEVIERRAERAGLSLVPGRDFEVVNPEHDPRYRSYWETYFGLMARRGVTPDLARAILRTNTTAIASIMVHQGDADSMICGTFGQYLWHLNYVRQVLARGGLHPVGALSLMILEDGPLFIADTHVHHEPTPEEITTTVMAAARHVRRFGLAPKVALCSHSQFGNLDTDSGRRMRAALERLDAREPDFVYEGEMHIDAALEPQIRARLLPESRLDGAANVLVFANTDAASGVRNILKAKANGLEVGPILMGMGNRAHIVTPSITTRGLLNVAVLAGTPVAAYG; this comes from the coding sequence ATGACCACCGACCGGCCCCCGTCCGCACGCCATCCGGCGCTGGATTACCACGAATTTCCGAAGCCCGGAAAGCTGGAAATCCGCGCCACGAAGCCCTTGGCCAACGGGCTGGACCTGAGCCGCGCCTATTCGCCGGGCGTGGCCGAGGCCTGCCTTGAAATCAAGGCCGATCCGGCGGAAGCCGCGCGCTATACCGCCCGGGGCAATCTGGTCGCCGTGGTGACGAACGGCACCGCCGTTCTGGGTCTGGGCAATATCGGGCCCTTGGCCGCCAAGCCGGTGATGGAGGGCAAGGCGGTCCTGTTCAAGAAATTCGCCAATATCGACGCCTTCGACATCGAGGTGAACCAGCCCGACCCGGAAAAGCTGGCCGATCTGGTCTGCGCGCTGGAACCCAGCTTCGGCGCCATCAACCTTGAGGACATCAAAGCCCCCGATTGTTTCATCGTGGAACGGATCTGCCGCGAGCGGATGAAGATCCCGGTCTTTCACGACGACCAGCACGGCACGGCGATTGTCGTCGGCGCGGCGGCGACGAATGCGCTGCGGATCGCGGGCAAGCGCTTCGATCAGATCAAGATCGTCTCGACCGGCGGCGGCGCGGCGGGGATCGCCTGTCTGAACATGCTGGTGAAACTGGGCGTGCGGCGCGAAAACATCTGGCTGTGCGACATTCACGGGCTGGTCTATCAGGGCCGCGAGGTCGACATGAACCCGCTCAAGGCCGCTTACGCGCAGCCCACGACAAAGCGGACGCTGGATGACGTGATCGAGGGGGCGGATCTGTTCCTGGGCCTCTCCGGTCCGGGCGTGCTGACCCCCGATCACGTGGCGCGGATGGCGGCCCGGCCGATCGTCTTTGCGCTGGCCAATCCGACGCCGGAAATCCTGCCCGAGGCCGTGCGATCCGTCGCGCCCGAGGCGATCATCGCCACCGGCCGCAGCGATTTTCCCAATCAGGTCAACAACGTCCTGTGCTTCCCCTTCATCTTCCGCGGTGCGCTGGATGTGGGGGCGACAACGATCAATGACGAGATGCAGCTCGCCTGCATCGAAGGGATCGCGGCCTTGGCCCGCGCCACCACCGCCGCCGAAGCCGCCGCCGCCTATCGCGGCGAAAAGCTGACTTTCGGCCCGGATTACCTGATCCCGAAACCCTTCGACCCGCGCCTGATCGCCACCGTCTCCACCGCCGTCGCCAAGGCCGCGATGGAGACCGGCGTCGCCACCCGGCCGATTGCGGACCTGGACGGCTACCGGCGCAAGCTCGAAGGCTCGGTCGTGCGTTCGTCGCTGCTGATGCGGCCGGTCTTCGAGGCCGCCGCCACCGCCGCCCGCCGCGTCGTCTTTGCCGAGGGCGAGGATGAGCGCGTGCTGCGCGCGGCCCAGGCGATGATCGAGGAAACCACGGTGAAGCCGATCCTGATCGGCCGCCCCGAGGTGATCGAGCGGCGGGCGGAACGGGCGGGGCTGTCGCTGGTGCCCGGCCGCGATTTCGAGGTGGTGAACCCCGAACACGACCCCCGCTATCGCAGCTATTGGGAGACCTATTTCGGCCTGATGGCGCGGCGCGGCGTGACGCCCGATCTGGCCCGGGCGATCCTGCGCACCAACACCACCGCGATCGCGTCGATCATGGTGCATCAGGGCGATGCCGACAGCATGATCTGCGGCACCTTCGGGCAATATCTGTGGCACCTGAACTATGTCCGGCAGGTGCTGGCGCGGGGCGGGCTGCACCCCGTCGGCGCGCTCAGCCTGATGATCCTGGAAGACGGGCCCTTGTTCATCGCCGACACCCATGTGCATCACGAACCGACGCCCGAGGAGATCACCACGACGGTGATGGCGGCGGCGCGGCATGTGCGCCGCTTCGGTCTGGCGCCGAAGGTGGCTTTGTGCTCGCACAGCCAGTTCGGCAACCTTGACACCGATTCCGGTCGGCGGATGCGCGCGGCGCTGGAGCGGCTTGACGCCCGCGAACCGGATTTCGTCTACGAGGGCGAGATGCATATCGACGCCGCGCTGGAGCCGCAGATTCGCGCCCGGCTCTTGCCCGAATCGCGGCTCGACGGCGCGGCGAATGTGCTCGTCTTTGCCAATACCGATGCCGCCTCGGGGGTGCGCAACATTCTGAAGGCGAAGGCGAACGGGTTGGAGGTGGGGCCGATTCTGATGGGGATGGGGAACCGGGCGCATATCGTGACCCCCTCGATCACCACGCGGGGGCTTTTGAACGTCGCCGTGCTGGCCGGAACCCCGGTGGCCGCCTACGGCTGA
- a CDS encoding ATP-binding protein — protein MNEIGLPSDGARRDASDNKAQIARIMLLGHDLRAAVSDILGGLHLLADEDLSPGMRLQFERMRAAGEDMARLIEEGFEIVTDQAVGPLRQTVQLARLLYDLEMRWTGRAQEKGLGFHVAMAPDVPVLVRLDRIALERVLSNMLSNAVKYTDQGAVRLALTVEAETRLLFSVLDDGPGFDPDLRGRLFRQGARGEVPGKAGNGLGLFISRDMARRLEGRIEVSNRAEGGACVALSLPLAGLMPPEMAIDTPLPDLSRMRVLVAEDSALNQAVLGHMLSAMGAHCDSAADGVEALEMLDNGSYDLAVIDAEMPRLSGLDLIRTLRASGGRHSAIPVVVCTAYVLRANREAIVAAGADAIVSKPMTAIEPLAEAITQALERHDGEGHRPCPPIVDEAVFEALLGIAGAEAAQELLSRLISDLSRVERGLVAGLSAPNLAVVRSDSHVLLSVAGAVGAVRLQELAEELCAAARREDTVAMQLIGRAVLTQIDRLIAYAGRRQRQFEKVGA, from the coding sequence ATGAATGAAATTGGTCTGCCCTCCGATGGCGCCCGCCGCGACGCCTCGGACAACAAGGCTCAGATTGCGCGCATCATGCTGCTTGGGCATGATCTGCGCGCGGCTGTTTCCGACATTCTGGGCGGGCTGCATCTTCTGGCCGACGAGGATCTGAGCCCCGGCATGCGGCTGCAATTCGAACGGATGCGAGCCGCGGGCGAGGACATGGCCCGGCTGATCGAGGAAGGCTTCGAGATCGTCACCGATCAGGCCGTGGGCCCGCTGCGCCAGACCGTGCAGCTGGCGCGGCTGCTTTATGATCTGGAAATGCGCTGGACCGGGCGGGCGCAGGAAAAGGGGCTCGGCTTTCACGTTGCCATGGCGCCCGACGTGCCGGTGCTGGTGCGGCTTGACCGGATCGCGCTGGAACGGGTTCTGTCGAACATGCTGTCGAATGCGGTGAAATACACCGATCAGGGCGCGGTGCGGCTGGCGCTGACGGTCGAGGCCGAGACCCGGCTTCTGTTTTCCGTGCTCGATGACGGGCCGGGCTTCGATCCGGATCTGCGCGGACGGCTGTTCCGGCAGGGGGCGCGGGGCGAGGTTCCGGGCAAGGCGGGCAACGGGCTGGGCCTCTTCATCTCGCGCGACATGGCGCGACGGCTCGAGGGCCGGATCGAGGTCTCGAACCGGGCCGAGGGCGGCGCCTGCGTGGCGCTGTCCTTGCCGCTGGCGGGGCTGATGCCGCCCGAGATGGCGATCGACACCCCCCTGCCCGATCTGAGCCGGATGCGGGTTCTGGTGGCCGAGGACAGCGCGCTCAATCAGGCGGTTCTGGGGCACATGCTGTCGGCGATGGGGGCGCATTGCGACAGTGCCGCCGACGGGGTCGAGGCGCTCGAGATGCTCGACAATGGCAGTTACGATCTGGCGGTGATCGATGCCGAGATGCCGCGGCTCTCCGGGCTTGATCTGATCCGCACCCTGCGCGCCAGCGGCGGGCGGCACAGCGCGATTCCGGTCGTGGTCTGCACCGCCTATGTGCTGCGCGCCAACCGCGAGGCGATCGTCGCCGCCGGGGCGGATGCGATCGTCTCGAAGCCGATGACGGCGATCGAACCGCTGGCCGAGGCGATCACCCAGGCGCTGGAACGGCATGATGGCGAGGGCCACCGGCCCTGCCCGCCGATCGTCGACGAGGCGGTGTTCGAAGCGCTTCTGGGCATCGCCGGTGCGGAGGCGGCACAGGAATTGCTGAGCCGGCTGATCTCTGATCTGAGCCGGGTCGAACGCGGGCTGGTGGCGGGGCTCTCGGCGCCCAATCTGGCCGTCGTGCGGTCGGACAGCCATGTGCTCCTGTCGGTGGCGGGCGCGGTGGGCGCGGTGCGGCTGCAGGAGCTGGCCGAGGAACTCTGCGCCGCCGCCCGCCGCGAAGACACCGTGGCGATGCAGCTGATCGGGCGCGCGGTGCTGACGCAGATCGACCGGCTGATCGCCTATGCCGGGCGCCGCCAGCGCCAGTTCGAAAAGGTCGGCGCATGA
- a CDS encoding sigma-54-dependent transcriptional regulator produces MNLPLPMPDGPDILLVEDTASMRTIYESHLRRAGYRTVSAGTAAEGLEMFRVHPISVVLLDLMLPDRDGLDLLVDLLQMRPETSVVVVAAERSTDRTVTAIRRGALDYLVKPVTESRLMEAVEAARRAANLAHRPHSAAARAPLPDFIGQSAPMHEVYDRIRAAARSMAPVCICGESGTGKELAALAIHRLSARAQGPFITLDCGAIPPDRLESELFGHRRGAFVGALSDRLGAAELADGGTLFLDGVGELHPTLQPRLLRFLQSGLVHPLGAEAARRVNLRILSASTLPLAEAVRMGQLREDLFYRLQVVGLQMPPLRRRGEDIVPLAETFLARFAAIEGRSFTRITPEAMALLRAYPWPGNVRELSNVLRAVTVLHEGEELTAAMLPPELASPAPSRPGAGLATVPDLSGLTLAEVERAAIEAALTRHEGAVQKAAADLGVSPSTLYRKLESWRTD; encoded by the coding sequence ATGAACCTGCCGCTGCCGATGCCTGACGGGCCCGACATCCTGCTGGTCGAAGACACCGCCTCGATGCGGACGATCTATGAATCGCACCTGCGCCGCGCGGGCTATCGCACGGTTTCGGCGGGCACCGCGGCCGAGGGGCTGGAGATGTTCCGGGTGCATCCGATCTCGGTGGTGCTGCTGGATCTGATGCTGCCCGACCGCGACGGGCTCGACCTGCTCGTCGATCTGCTGCAGATGCGGCCCGAGACCTCGGTGGTGGTGGTCGCGGCCGAACGCTCGACCGACCGGACGGTGACGGCGATCCGCAGGGGCGCGCTGGATTATCTGGTCAAGCCGGTGACGGAATCGCGGCTGATGGAGGCGGTCGAGGCGGCGCGGCGGGCGGCAAACCTTGCTCATCGGCCGCATTCCGCCGCCGCCCGGGCCCCGCTGCCCGATTTCATCGGCCAGTCCGCGCCGATGCACGAGGTCTATGACCGGATCCGCGCCGCCGCCCGCTCGATGGCGCCGGTCTGCATCTGCGGCGAAAGCGGCACCGGCAAGGAGCTGGCGGCGCTGGCGATCCACCGGCTTTCGGCCCGCGCGCAGGGGCCGTTCATCACCCTCGATTGCGGCGCGATCCCGCCCGACCGGCTGGAATCCGAACTGTTCGGCCATCGCCGCGGCGCTTTCGTCGGCGCGCTGTCGGACCGGCTGGGCGCGGCGGAACTGGCCGATGGCGGGACGCTGTTTCTGGACGGGGTGGGCGAGCTGCACCCGACGCTGCAACCGCGGCTCTTGCGCTTCCTGCAAAGCGGGCTTGTGCATCCCCTGGGCGCCGAAGCCGCGCGGCGGGTGAATTTGCGCATCCTCTCGGCCTCGACCCTGCCTTTGGCAGAGGCGGTGAGGATGGGGCAGCTGCGCGAGGATCTGTTCTACCGGCTGCAGGTGGTGGGGCTGCAGATGCCGCCGCTGCGCCGCCGCGGCGAGGATATCGTGCCCCTGGCCGAAACCTTCCTGGCCCGTTTCGCGGCGATCGAGGGGCGCAGCTTCACCCGGATCACACCCGAGGCGATGGCGCTGCTGCGCGCCTATCCCTGGCCCGGCAATGTGCGGGAACTGTCGAATGTGCTGCGCGCGGTGACGGTGCTGCACGAGGGCGAGGAACTGACCGCGGCAATGCTGCCGCCCGAGCTGGCCAGCCCCGCCCCGTCACGTCCGGGGGCGGGCCTTGCGACGGTCCCCGACCTCTCCGGCCTGACGCTGGCCGAGGTCGAACGCGCGGCGATCGAGGCGGCGCTGACCCGCCACGAGGGCGCCGTGCAAAAGGCTGCCGCCGATCTGGGCGTTTCGCCCTCGACGCTGTATCGCAAGCTCGAAAGCTGGCGCACCGATTAG
- the glyA gene encoding serine hydroxymethyltransferase: MTDQRDAGFFTETLSSRDPALFAAIRGELGRQRDEIELIASENIVSAAVMEAQGSVMTNKYAEGYSGKRYYGGCQFVDVAEDLAISRACELFGCSFANVQPNSGSQANQGVFNALLKPGDTILGMNLASGGHLTHGAAPNQSGKWFNAVQYGVRQQDCRIDYDEVARLAKEHNPKLIIAGGSAIPRQIDFAKFREIADSVGAYLMVDMAHFAGLVAGGAHPSPFPFADVATTTTHKTLRGPRGGMILTNNEEIAKKVNSAIFPGIQGGPLMHVIAAKAVAFGEALRPEFKVYAQQVISNAQALADELMKGGLDIVTGGTDTHVMLVDLRPKGVKGNATDKALGRAHITCNKNGIPFDPEKPTVTSGIRLGTPAGTTRGFKEEEFRQIARMIIKVVDGLAANGEEGNDAVEAEVRAEVSALCAKFPLYPAL; the protein is encoded by the coding sequence ATGACCGATCAACGCGACGCCGGGTTCTTTACCGAGACCCTTTCCAGCCGTGACCCCGCGCTTTTCGCCGCCATCCGTGGCGAACTTGGCCGCCAGCGCGACGAGATCGAGCTGATCGCCTCGGAAAACATCGTCTCTGCCGCGGTGATGGAAGCGCAGGGCTCGGTGATGACGAACAAATATGCCGAGGGCTATTCGGGCAAGCGCTACTATGGCGGCTGCCAGTTCGTCGATGTCGCCGAAGATCTGGCGATTTCGCGCGCCTGCGAGCTGTTCGGCTGTTCCTTTGCCAACGTGCAGCCGAATTCGGGCAGCCAGGCGAACCAGGGCGTGTTCAACGCGCTTTTGAAACCGGGTGACACCATCCTGGGCATGAACCTTGCCTCGGGCGGGCACCTGACCCATGGCGCGGCGCCGAACCAGTCGGGCAAATGGTTCAACGCCGTGCAATATGGCGTGCGTCAGCAGGATTGCCGGATCGACTACGACGAGGTCGCCCGTCTGGCGAAAGAGCACAATCCGAAGCTGATCATCGCGGGCGGCTCGGCGATTCCGCGGCAGATCGATTTCGCGAAATTCCGCGAGATCGCCGACAGCGTCGGCGCGTATCTGATGGTGGACATGGCCCATTTTGCGGGTCTGGTGGCGGGTGGCGCGCATCCCTCGCCCTTCCCCTTTGCCGATGTGGCGACGACGACCACCCACAAGACCCTGCGCGGTCCGCGCGGCGGCATGATCCTGACGAACAACGAAGAGATCGCGAAAAAGGTCAATTCGGCGATCTTCCCGGGGATTCAGGGCGGGCCGCTGATGCATGTGATCGCCGCCAAGGCCGTGGCCTTTGGCGAAGCGCTGCGCCCCGAGTTCAAGGTCTATGCGCAGCAGGTCATCTCCAACGCGCAGGCGCTGGCCGATGAGCTGATGAAGGGCGGTCTCGATATCGTCACCGGCGGCACCGATACGCACGTCATGCTCGTTGACCTGCGCCCGAAAGGGGTGAAGGGCAACGCCACCGACAAGGCCTTGGGCCGCGCGCATATCACCTGCAACAAGAACGGCATCCCGTTCGACCCGGAAAAGCCCACCGTGACCTCGGGCATCCGTCTGGGCACGCCCGCGGGCACCACCCGCGGCTTCAAGGAAGAAGAATTCCGCCAGATCGCCCGGATGATCATCAAGGTCGTCGACGGGCTGGCCGCGAATGGCGAAGAGGGCAATGACGCCGTCGAGGCCGAAGTCCGGGCGGAAGTCTCGGCGCTTTGTGCGAAATTCCCGCTTTATCCGGCGCTTTGA
- a CDS encoding alpha/beta fold hydrolase, with product MLNFTAHGPETALPPLLIAPGLFGSGRNWGVIAKRLSAGRRVLALDLRNHGDSFWADSHSYPDLAADLAAVIEAQGRACDVMGHSMGGKAAMMLALTRPGLVERLVVADMAPVAYGHGAAHGGLIAAMEAMKLEDLTTRSEADRRLAETVQDPGTRAFLLQSLELREGPVRWKFNLRALAANLAAILDWPEPLPAGARPFHGPALFLYGAASNYVRPESHEKIRALFPRADLHSVTGAGHWLHAERPREVEAAVEDFLRR from the coding sequence ATGCTGAATTTCACCGCCCATGGCCCCGAGACCGCCCTTCCGCCGCTGCTGATCGCCCCGGGGCTGTTCGGCTCGGGTCGGAACTGGGGCGTGATCGCGAAACGTCTGTCCGCCGGGCGGCGCGTGCTGGCGCTGGATCTGCGCAATCACGGCGACAGTTTCTGGGCGGACAGCCACAGCTACCCCGATCTGGCCGCCGATCTGGCCGCGGTGATCGAAGCGCAGGGCCGGGCTTGCGACGTGATGGGCCATTCGATGGGCGGCAAGGCGGCGATGATGCTTGCGCTGACCCGGCCGGGTCTGGTCGAGCGGCTGGTGGTGGCCGACATGGCCCCGGTGGCTTACGGCCACGGCGCGGCGCATGGCGGGCTGATCGCGGCGATGGAGGCGATGAAGCTCGAGGATCTGACGACGCGAAGCGAAGCCGACCGGCGGCTGGCGGAAACGGTGCAAGACCCGGGCACCCGGGCGTTCCTTCTGCAATCGCTCGAATTGCGCGAGGGGCCGGTGCGCTGGAAGTTCAACCTGCGGGCGCTGGCGGCGAACCTTGCCGCGATCCTCGACTGGCCCGAGCCGCTGCCCGCGGGGGCCAGGCCCTTCCATGGCCCGGCGCTCTTTCTTTACGGCGCGGCCTCGAATTACGTCCGCCCCGAGAGCCACGAAAAAATCCGCGCGCTGTTTCCGCGCGCGGATCTGCACTCTGTGACAGGCGCGGGCCATTGGCTGCATGCCGAGCGCCCGCGCGAGGTGGAAGCGGCGGTGGAAGATTTCCTGCGCCGCTGA